A stretch of Geomonas oryzisoli DNA encodes these proteins:
- a CDS encoding CpaF family protein: MPGITNDQEFFQDLKSRIHRRLIERLDLAKLDLLGANELNREIGFVIENLIIEEGVPLNQFERDRLVVEIQHETFGLGPLEPLLADPHVSDILVNKSSQVYVERFGKLVKTDVCFKDNGHLLQIIERIVSKVGRRIDESSPYVDARLPDGSRVNAIIPPLALDGPVLSIRRFGQDPLKMNDLINLGTLDPRMEKILEGAVRTRLNILVSGGTGTGKTTMLNVLSEYIPHDERVVTIEDSAELHLKQEHVVRLETRPPNIEGRGEVTQRDLVRNALRMRPDRIILGEIRGGEALDMLQAMNTGHDGSISTVHANTTRDALARIETMVLMAGMDLPERAIREQVASALNVVVQLVRFSDGTRKVVKLSEITGMEGNTVVMHDVFVFDQKGIDKEGRVVGSYRATGVRPMFAERFRVYGFELPQGIFEN, from the coding sequence ATGCCCGGGATCACGAACGATCAGGAATTTTTCCAGGACCTGAAAAGCCGCATCCACCGTCGTCTGATCGAACGCCTCGACCTGGCGAAACTGGATCTTCTTGGCGCTAACGAGCTCAACCGTGAGATAGGCTTCGTCATTGAGAACCTGATCATCGAGGAAGGGGTTCCCCTGAACCAGTTCGAGCGGGACCGCCTGGTCGTGGAGATCCAGCACGAGACCTTCGGCCTGGGTCCGCTGGAGCCCCTGCTGGCTGACCCTCACGTTTCCGACATCCTGGTGAACAAGAGCTCCCAGGTTTACGTCGAGCGCTTCGGCAAACTGGTCAAGACCGACGTCTGTTTCAAGGATAATGGGCACCTTTTGCAGATCATCGAGAGGATCGTCTCCAAGGTTGGCCGGCGCATCGACGAGTCATCCCCCTATGTCGACGCGAGGCTTCCGGACGGCTCCCGCGTCAATGCCATCATCCCGCCGCTGGCCCTGGACGGGCCGGTCCTCTCCATCCGTCGTTTCGGGCAGGATCCGCTCAAGATGAACGACCTCATCAACCTGGGCACCCTCGACCCCCGCATGGAGAAGATCCTGGAGGGGGCGGTACGCACCAGGCTGAACATCCTGGTTTCCGGCGGTACCGGCACCGGCAAGACCACCATGCTGAACGTGCTCTCCGAGTACATCCCCCATGACGAGCGCGTGGTCACCATCGAGGACTCCGCAGAACTCCATCTGAAGCAGGAACACGTGGTACGCCTGGAGACCCGTCCTCCCAACATCGAGGGGAGGGGGGAGGTGACCCAGCGCGACCTGGTGCGCAACGCCCTCAGGATGCGCCCCGACCGGATCATCCTGGGCGAGATCCGCGGCGGCGAGGCACTGGACATGCTTCAGGCCATGAACACCGGTCACGACGGTTCCATCTCTACCGTTCACGCCAACACTACCCGCGACGCCCTGGCCCGTATCGAAACCATGGTGCTCATGGCCGGCATGGACCTGCCTGAGCGTGCCATACGCGAGCAGGTGGCGTCGGCTCTGAATGTCGTGGTTCAACTGGTCAGATTCTCAGACGGTACGAGGAAGGTGGTCAAACTCTCCGAAATAACCGGCATGGAGGGGAACACAGTCGTAATGCACGACGTCTTTGTGTTCGATCAAAAAGGCATCGACAAGGAAGGGAGGGTTGTCGGCAGCTATCGGGCAACGGGGGTGAGGCCGATGTTTGCTGAACGTTTCAGGGTCTACGGCTTCGAGCTCCCCCAGGGGATCTTCGAGAACTAG
- a CDS encoding type II secretion system F family protein, with protein MLYIVVITFIAVFLLLFAVYLAVSAARTSPKYELKRRLQRLAKDSSAQGMPEDLRAEIIREIPPLDKLLGSFPLTRDLDKKLDHGGLDVTASRFLVLTASVTVCLFVLILFLFKSFWAALLGGIIVSLLPFAYLHFKIQQRLEKFTEVFPDALTMISRSLRAGHSFTSGIQLVGEEIQDPVGELFRTAYEQQLLGLRITETLSNLNERIDSLDLRFFTTAIAINNDVGGNLSDILENLAKTIRERLKIRRQVRVYTAQGRMTGYVLGALPICTFLIFNILNPEYESLLYKETKGLYVLGLAVVLQLIGFFVIRKIIRIRI; from the coding sequence TTGCTATATATTGTTGTCATAACCTTCATAGCCGTCTTTCTTCTGCTCTTTGCGGTTTACCTTGCAGTTTCCGCAGCCAGGACGTCTCCCAAGTATGAGCTGAAAAGGCGCCTGCAGCGCCTGGCGAAAGATTCCTCCGCACAGGGAATGCCGGAAGACCTGCGCGCGGAGATCATCAGGGAGATCCCCCCCCTGGACAAGCTCCTCGGATCATTTCCGCTTACGCGTGACTTGGACAAGAAACTGGACCACGGTGGTCTCGACGTGACTGCTTCTCGGTTTCTCGTCCTCACCGCGTCGGTTACCGTCTGCCTCTTCGTTCTGATCCTTTTCCTGTTCAAGTCCTTTTGGGCTGCGCTATTAGGAGGCATCATCGTCTCTCTGCTGCCCTTCGCTTATCTTCATTTCAAAATTCAGCAACGCCTGGAGAAGTTCACCGAGGTTTTTCCTGACGCCCTGACCATGATCTCACGTTCGCTGCGTGCCGGCCATTCCTTCACCAGTGGTATTCAACTGGTCGGCGAGGAAATCCAGGACCCGGTAGGTGAACTGTTCAGGACCGCCTATGAACAGCAGCTGCTCGGACTCAGGATCACTGAGACCTTGAGCAACCTCAACGAGAGGATTGATAGCCTTGATCTCAGGTTCTTCACCACCGCCATCGCCATCAACAATGATGTTGGTGGTAACCTCTCGGATATCCTTGAAAACCTCGCGAAGACAATCCGGGAGAGGTTGAAAATAAGAAGGCAGGTTCGCGTGTACACCGCACAGGGGCGGATGACGGGGTACGTTTTGGGCGCGCTGCCAATATGTACCTTTTTGATTTTTAATATCCTCAATCCCGAATACGAGTCGCTTCTTTACAAGGAGACGAAGGGGCTGTACGTCTTGGGGCTCGCCGTGGTCTTGCAGTTGATCGGCTTCTTCGTGATCAGGAAAATCATCAGGATTAGGATTTAG
- a CDS encoding response regulator: MPPRISLAIIDSDASARESIEVTLKPFSETIGIVGSVDNFSAGLRVIEKSAPNVVILEVSDIQRGMQEVQHITSKFPRTSVIVSSSEKSSDWILSLMRAGAVEYMLRPLTQDELKLALQKVGRFIFSKTEEAPRAKIISVYYPTGGTGTTTVAVNLAAGLASEGVKVALVDLNLYSGDIGTFLDVSPTYTLSSVTSNIDRLDANFLMTVMTRHASGPFVLTEPNEVDDAISITPDQVHRILSFLRGVFTYVVVDCGGPLAGCNMAIFESSDLILFTTALSLPALKNSKRYLTAMERKGLRKDRLKLVVNRYLPKADIQVKDAEKVLGHTVFQTIPNDYLDVVNSINKGMPVVKYSPGSAVSKAILNLAELVAKP; the protein is encoded by the coding sequence ATGCCTCCACGTATCAGTTTAGCCATCATCGACAGCGACGCGTCCGCCCGCGAATCCATCGAGGTAACGCTGAAACCGTTTTCCGAGACCATCGGCATCGTCGGCTCGGTCGATAACTTTAGCGCCGGTCTGAGGGTAATCGAGAAGAGCGCGCCCAATGTCGTTATTCTTGAGGTCAGCGACATTCAGCGTGGCATGCAGGAGGTGCAGCACATCACCTCCAAGTTTCCCCGGACCTCGGTCATCGTCAGCTCCTCTGAGAAGAGCTCCGACTGGATTCTCTCGCTCATGCGGGCGGGAGCCGTGGAGTACATGCTGCGCCCCCTGACCCAGGACGAGCTGAAACTCGCCCTGCAGAAGGTGGGACGCTTCATCTTCTCCAAGACCGAGGAGGCACCTCGCGCCAAGATCATCTCCGTATACTACCCCACCGGCGGGACGGGAACCACCACGGTCGCGGTGAATCTCGCCGCCGGTCTCGCCTCGGAAGGGGTCAAGGTCGCCCTCGTCGATCTCAACCTCTACTCCGGCGACATCGGCACCTTCCTCGACGTCAGCCCGACGTACACCCTGAGCAGCGTCACCAGCAACATAGACCGTCTCGATGCCAACTTCTTGATGACGGTCATGACCAGGCATGCATCTGGCCCCTTCGTTCTCACCGAGCCCAATGAGGTGGATGACGCCATTTCGATTACCCCCGATCAAGTGCACCGCATCCTCTCCTTTTTAAGAGGCGTGTTCACCTATGTCGTGGTCGACTGCGGCGGCCCCCTGGCTGGCTGCAACATGGCCATCTTCGAGTCTTCCGACCTGATACTGTTCACCACTGCCCTGAGCCTTCCCGCCCTTAAGAACAGCAAGCGCTACCTCACCGCAATGGAGCGGAAAGGACTGCGCAAGGACCGGCTGAAACTGGTCGTGAACCGTTACCTGCCCAAAGCCGACATCCAGGTCAAGGACGCCGAGAAGGTGCTGGGGCACACAGTTTTTCAAACGATACCCAACGATTACCTCGACGTGGTCAATTCCATCAACAAGGGTATGCCGGTCGTAAAGTACTCACCGGGGTCTGCGGTCAGCAAGGCGATCCTCAACCTGGCGGAGCTGGTGGCAAAACCCTAA
- a CDS encoding type II secretion system F family protein, with amino-acid sequence MQSRLEKFEVQEVSKVELVPEAPKWYDHLGQLGRSLKLSAKEQGKYTQMLVAAGYKRESVYVFFGCKILLTILLPVSFVLFYVMARGLSFNRLMILTTIILAIVGYLAPSYWLSHQYNERKLKIFHTLPDILDLLTVCVDAGLSMDAALIKTTEVPQFANDPLAKEIKVATMETRAGKPRIEALKDMAARTMVDDVKSFVTMLAQTERFGTSLSQALTVHSDSLRTKRKQIAEEAAAKTTIKMIFPLVMFVFPALLVVILGPAYVQISKTLFK; translated from the coding sequence GTGCAGAGCAGGCTTGAGAAGTTCGAAGTGCAGGAGGTGAGCAAGGTCGAACTGGTCCCGGAAGCACCCAAATGGTACGACCACTTGGGGCAACTGGGGCGCTCGTTGAAGTTATCAGCCAAGGAGCAGGGAAAGTATACCCAGATGCTGGTTGCGGCCGGGTACAAGCGGGAGAGCGTCTACGTCTTTTTTGGTTGCAAGATCCTGCTCACCATACTCCTTCCCGTCTCCTTCGTGCTCTTCTACGTCATGGCCAGGGGGCTGTCCTTTAACCGGTTGATGATTCTCACGACGATAATTTTGGCCATCGTGGGCTATCTGGCGCCCAGTTACTGGCTGTCGCACCAGTACAACGAGCGGAAGCTGAAGATCTTCCATACCCTACCAGACATACTCGACCTGCTCACGGTCTGCGTGGATGCCGGGCTCAGTATGGACGCCGCACTGATAAAGACTACCGAAGTGCCCCAGTTTGCCAATGACCCGCTTGCCAAAGAAATCAAGGTGGCGACCATGGAGACAAGGGCCGGTAAGCCGCGCATTGAAGCGCTCAAGGACATGGCTGCGCGCACCATGGTCGACGATGTTAAATCTTTCGTTACCATGCTGGCTCAGACAGAGCGCTTCGGCACCAGCTTGAGCCAGGCCCTCACTGTTCATTCGGACTCCCTACGCACCAAGAGGAAGCAGATTGCTGAAGAAGCTGCGGCCAAGACCACCATCAAGATGATTTTCCCGCTGGTCATGTTCGTCTTTCCTGCGCTTCTGGTCGTCATTTTGGGACCGGCCTATGTTCAGATCAGCAAAACCCTTTTCAAATAA
- a CDS encoding porin family protein produces the protein MRRVIFLMIFISTVTAGPAMAADIDGRLGLTGKVGFLMPVQDDFITGVDDTNTGLAAGGGLIYGVGKNVVAELDITHVPTLRVEAAGAKVGEATLTDISLGLQYRFTPEKLLVPYLGAGVDLIKGKFTNLADRRYGLEWTTGGHVSAGVDYFVTRGIALTAELKGIFAPAGNIKTTPQEYNPNSFVGTVGIRLFLPEKMFD, from the coding sequence ATGCGCAGAGTTATCTTCCTGATGATTTTTATTTCAACGGTAACAGCAGGGCCCGCCATGGCGGCTGACATCGACGGCAGGCTCGGCCTGACCGGCAAGGTCGGCTTTCTGATGCCGGTCCAGGATGACTTCATCACCGGGGTCGATGATACCAACACTGGCCTTGCTGCTGGTGGAGGCCTCATCTACGGTGTTGGCAAGAATGTCGTCGCCGAACTCGACATCACGCACGTCCCAACCCTCAGGGTGGAAGCGGCAGGTGCGAAGGTTGGGGAGGCGACCTTGACCGATATTTCACTTGGGCTTCAGTACCGCTTTACTCCGGAAAAGCTCCTTGTCCCTTACTTGGGAGCCGGTGTCGATCTCATCAAGGGGAAATTCACCAACCTAGCCGACCGCAGGTACGGCCTTGAGTGGACCACCGGCGGGCACGTCAGCGCCGGTGTCGATTACTTCGTAACCAGGGGCATCGCTCTGACTGCCGAGCTGAAAGGGATCTTCGCCCCCGCTGGCAACATCAAGACCACGCCGCAGGAGTACAACCCCAACAGCTTCGTCGGCACGGTCGGCATCCGGTTGTTCCTGCCGGAAAAGATGTTCGACTAG
- a CDS encoding DUF192 domain-containing protein — MRAIDHTSGRVLAGTVSVAESFLARLKGLLGRDRLPPGQALWIKPCNSVHTFGMKFPIDVAFLDREQRVVALVTTLAPNRISGYHPTASSVLELPAGTLDLTATVVGNKIEIA; from the coding sequence ATGAGGGCCATTGACCACACCTCGGGCCGCGTACTGGCAGGAACCGTCTCCGTCGCGGAGAGTTTCCTGGCTAGGCTCAAGGGTCTGCTCGGTAGGGATCGACTTCCGCCGGGGCAGGCGCTGTGGATCAAGCCTTGCAACAGCGTACACACCTTCGGCATGAAGTTTCCCATCGACGTGGCGTTTCTGGACCGGGAACAGCGGGTGGTGGCACTTGTCACCACCCTCGCCCCGAACCGGATTTCCGGCTACCACCCCACGGCGTCCAGCGTGCTAGAACTGCCGGCCGGTACGCTGGACCTAACGGCAACCGTCGTCGGTAACAAGATAGAGATTGCTTGA
- a CDS encoding Ig-like domain-containing protein produces MRYFNKVALILLPVLMLALAGCGSSSSGKTDPFNPGGTVGGTTSGTPPYSLTLTPAKSAAFANEQLIVTAVLKDASNTPIANQTVNFSITAGPATAVSTSARTDSNGVALAFVRTGATAVTTNVIVQGASTVNSKSVVGYGNFQVSPADANLNSTRLSLSMTSLAVSPNQEQVIIATAKDGSNNPLANLAVTFRVAAGPASMVITNSFTDANGQATTIVKAGNPAAVSNVIIEATATVGGNAVVANIPFQVVPTTISTVNYTMTMAASKLVVDNNEEFFVAVTLKDSGANPVVGQTVNFSIASGEAAVITPTAVTDSLGKGIARIRALNPASTSAVILQALATIDGTVVTALAPVQITTQPLSASIIKMTLASDKQTVGINSDVILTATVTDLQSPPKPVQDNPVTFSVVGGSANVLDPSGNIQEPFTVNTDSMGNAVCRLRSAATPTSSSIIVKSTTTVNDKEVTAYHTIDIVRQNSYVINFLTSGSASDPSGNLNRLSGTVAFDFVGTVTFKQLVPFQVLDNNGIPLPNVAVALEISNTGRNLDTRIELVPPLPGVPVVYPFDDPLKITVRTDDHGMGIFTCNVSLAAPGAGMTNTESVIYQATATSGGVSMLSYGGFIATVTQDKAP; encoded by the coding sequence ATGCGCTATTTTAATAAGGTGGCTCTGATACTATTGCCGGTGTTGATGCTGGCCCTGGCGGGATGCGGCTCGAGTTCCAGCGGCAAAACCGACCCGTTTAACCCTGGCGGGACTGTCGGCGGCACTACGTCCGGTACCCCCCCCTACAGTCTCACCCTCACCCCCGCCAAATCAGCGGCGTTCGCCAACGAACAGCTGATCGTCACGGCGGTGTTGAAGGATGCCTCCAACACCCCGATCGCCAACCAGACTGTGAACTTCTCGATCACGGCGGGACCGGCCACAGCGGTGTCGACCTCCGCCAGGACCGACTCCAACGGTGTCGCCCTGGCCTTTGTCAGGACCGGCGCCACCGCCGTCACCACCAACGTCATCGTCCAGGGAGCCTCGACGGTGAACAGCAAGAGCGTGGTCGGCTACGGAAACTTCCAGGTCTCTCCAGCTGACGCGAATCTCAACAGCACCAGGCTGTCCCTCAGCATGACCTCCCTGGCGGTCAGCCCCAACCAGGAACAGGTTATCATCGCCACGGCCAAAGACGGCTCCAACAACCCCCTAGCGAATCTCGCGGTCACTTTTAGGGTGGCCGCAGGACCGGCATCCATGGTGATAACGAACTCTTTCACCGATGCCAACGGCCAGGCCACCACCATAGTCAAGGCCGGCAATCCAGCCGCCGTCTCCAACGTCATCATCGAGGCGACCGCCACGGTGGGCGGTAACGCCGTCGTGGCCAATATCCCCTTCCAGGTGGTGCCAACCACCATCTCAACCGTCAACTACACTATGACAATGGCTGCCAGCAAGCTGGTTGTGGATAACAACGAGGAGTTTTTCGTTGCGGTGACGCTAAAGGATTCCGGCGCAAACCCTGTGGTAGGCCAGACCGTCAACTTCAGTATCGCCTCGGGGGAAGCAGCGGTCATCACCCCCACAGCGGTCACCGACTCGCTCGGCAAGGGGATAGCCCGTATCCGTGCCCTAAACCCCGCTTCGACGTCTGCCGTCATCCTGCAGGCCTTGGCCACCATCGACGGCACCGTGGTTACGGCCCTTGCACCCGTGCAGATCACGACCCAACCCCTCTCGGCTTCAATCATCAAGATGACGCTTGCAAGCGATAAACAAACCGTAGGCATCAACAGCGACGTCATCCTGACGGCAACCGTAACCGATCTGCAGTCTCCACCGAAGCCGGTGCAGGACAACCCGGTCACTTTCAGCGTCGTTGGTGGTTCGGCCAACGTCCTCGATCCATCAGGCAATATCCAGGAACCCTTCACGGTTAATACTGATTCCATGGGCAATGCCGTGTGCCGCCTCAGGTCGGCTGCGACTCCCACTAGCTCGAGCATAATCGTGAAGTCAACCACCACGGTTAACGATAAGGAGGTCACTGCTTACCACACCATCGATATCGTCCGCCAGAACAGCTATGTTATAAACTTCCTCACCTCGGGCTCCGCAAGTGATCCAAGTGGCAACCTCAACCGTCTTTCCGGGACAGTTGCATTTGATTTCGTAGGTACTGTGACCTTTAAACAGCTGGTGCCTTTCCAGGTGCTCGACAACAACGGCATCCCTCTGCCCAACGTCGCAGTCGCCCTGGAGATCTCTAACACTGGCAGGAACCTCGATACCAGGATTGAATTGGTGCCGCCCCTGCCCGGAGTACCAGTTGTTTATCCCTTTGATGATCCGCTGAAAATTACGGTAAGGACCGATGATCACGGCATGGGGATATTCACCTGCAATGTCAGCTTGGCAGCGCCGGGAGCCGGGATGACCAATACCGAATCGGTGATATACCAGGCAACGGCCACCTCGGGGGGCGTCTCCATGCTCTCGTATGGTGGTTTCATCGCCACCGTCACGCAGGACAAGGCACCCTAG
- a CDS encoding glycosyltransferase family 2 protein, producing the protein MTEISSSATVSPGLASFPAFLYGLLIAGLGLGVYLTGVLLGVFRLLLQVDGQWLWVVDRIVWYSGIPVVAGLILILCDLFVLLPYKRGSRVVRWAPSKELSLTVVLTAFNDELSIGHAVEDFAAHPLVRRVVVVDNNSTDRTSEVARKAGAFVVHEPVPGYGSCVYRALREGLRYTDTDLTLLCEGDMTFRAYDIEKFLAYLPHADLVNGTRISEQLREQRTQLSTFMYYGNFFAGKLLEVKHLGKGTFTDVGTTYKLCRNRPLERLLPYLNPAINLEFNAHLLDTALARGMAVVECPITFHNRVGFSKGGNSSNWKALKVGTRMILGIVFGWRKRP; encoded by the coding sequence ATGACAGAGATCAGCTCCTCCGCAACTGTCTCCCCTGGGCTCGCCTCGTTCCCCGCCTTCCTCTACGGCCTCCTTATCGCTGGCCTTGGACTTGGCGTCTACCTGACCGGGGTGCTGCTCGGAGTCTTCAGGCTGCTATTGCAGGTGGACGGCCAGTGGCTCTGGGTGGTGGACAGGATCGTCTGGTACAGCGGCATCCCGGTCGTCGCAGGGCTGATCCTCATCCTGTGCGACCTCTTCGTCCTGCTCCCTTACAAGCGTGGCAGCCGGGTCGTGCGCTGGGCTCCCTCCAAGGAGCTGAGCCTCACGGTGGTGCTGACCGCATTCAATGACGAGTTGAGCATAGGGCACGCGGTTGAGGACTTCGCAGCGCATCCGCTGGTTCGGCGTGTCGTGGTGGTGGACAACAACAGCACTGATCGCACCTCGGAGGTGGCCCGAAAGGCAGGTGCCTTCGTGGTGCATGAACCGGTGCCGGGATACGGCAGTTGCGTCTATCGCGCCCTGCGCGAGGGGCTGCGCTACACCGATACCGATCTCACCCTCTTGTGCGAAGGGGACATGACGTTCAGGGCCTACGACATCGAGAAGTTCCTGGCCTACCTGCCACACGCGGACCTGGTTAACGGCACGCGCATTAGCGAACAGTTGCGGGAGCAGCGCACCCAGTTGAGCACCTTCATGTACTACGGCAACTTTTTCGCAGGCAAACTGCTCGAGGTAAAGCACCTGGGCAAGGGGACCTTCACCGACGTCGGCACGACCTACAAACTCTGCCGCAACCGCCCGCTGGAGCGACTTTTGCCGTACCTGAACCCGGCCATAAACCTGGAATTCAACGCCCATCTCCTGGATACGGCACTGGCCCGCGGGATGGCGGTGGTGGAGTGCCCCATCACCTTCCACAACCGGGTCGGCTTCAGCAAAGGGGGCAACTCCAGCAATTGGAAGGCGCTCAAGGTGGGGACGCGCATGATTCTGGGCATCGTCTTCGGATGGAGAAAACGGCCGTGA
- a CDS encoding class I SAM-dependent methyltransferase, whose protein sequence is MKSYHEIRLPYDERRDLLWKTLCESYFQALIPEGACVLELGAGYCHFINHIRCARRIALDLWEGMPQHAAQGVETVIGSVIDLSGIAERSVDFVFASNLFEHLSQEEFAQTLAQLRNKLTPGGTLNLLQPNYRFAYREYFDDFSHRTVYTDGSLSDFLSCHGFRVIYCAPRFLPLTIKSALPVSPLLIRLYLRLPFKPLGKQMLIRAVAA, encoded by the coding sequence ATGAAGAGTTACCACGAGATACGTCTTCCCTACGATGAGCGCAGGGACCTGCTCTGGAAGACGCTGTGCGAGTCCTATTTCCAGGCCCTGATCCCGGAGGGCGCCTGCGTGCTGGAGTTGGGGGCTGGATACTGTCATTTCATCAACCATATCCGCTGCGCCCGCCGCATCGCCCTCGATCTCTGGGAAGGGATGCCGCAACACGCGGCCCAAGGGGTGGAAACGGTCATCGGCTCCGTCATCGACTTGAGCGGCATTGCGGAGCGATCGGTGGATTTCGTCTTCGCCAGCAACCTCTTCGAGCACCTGTCCCAGGAGGAGTTCGCGCAGACCTTGGCTCAACTGCGCAACAAGCTCACCCCGGGAGGAACCCTGAACCTGTTGCAGCCCAACTACCGGTTCGCCTACCGGGAATACTTCGATGATTTCAGCCACCGGACCGTGTACACCGATGGCAGCCTCAGCGACTTCCTCTCCTGTCACGGCTTTAGGGTCATCTACTGCGCGCCGCGTTTTCTCCCCCTGACCATCAAATCGGCCCTGCCCGTGTCGCCGCTGCTGATTCGTCTCTATCTGAGGCTTCCGTTCAAGCCCCTGGGGAAACAGATGCTAATCCGCGCGGTAGCGGCGTAG